One genomic region from Leptospira inadai serovar Lyme str. 10 encodes:
- a CDS encoding dihydrofolate reductase family protein codes for MRRIIVSEFLTLDGVMEDPGGAEKSKYGGWSHRFFNEEFGNYKFDELFSCDALLLGRLTYQGFAAAWPSMTDERGFSERMNGIPKFVVSTTLTNADWNNSTLIKENVVASVRKLKEQPGKDILVTGSGVLARTLLQNDLIDELRLMIHPILVGGGRKLFDEAPRRALELVESRKLETGVGILTYRPVKN; via the coding sequence ATGGAGGATCCGGGTGGAGCGGAAAAATCCAAATATGGCGGCTGGAGTCATCGGTTCTTTAACGAGGAATTCGGAAACTATAAATTCGACGAATTGTTCTCCTGCGATGCTCTTCTTTTGGGTCGTTTAACATACCAAGGCTTTGCGGCAGCTTGGCCTTCGATGACCGATGAGCGGGGATTTTCGGAAAGAATGAACGGTATTCCTAAGTTCGTAGTCTCGACGACGCTTACTAATGCGGATTGGAATAATTCGACGCTGATAAAGGAAAACGTCGTGGCTTCAGTGCGGAAACTGAAAGAGCAACCCGGTAAAGACATTTTAGTGACGGGCAGCGGAGTTTTAGCGAGGACCTTACTGCAAAACGATCTGATCGATGAACTTAGATTGATGATTCATCCCATTCTTGTAGGGGGAGGCCGGAAGTTATTCGACGAAGCGCCGAGGCGAGCTCTGGAGCTTGTGGAATCCAGGAAATTGGAAACCGGCGTCGGAATTCTAACATACCGTCCCGTGAAAAATTAG